In Entomomonas moraniae, one DNA window encodes the following:
- the lepA gene encoding translation elongation factor 4, which yields MSDLKHIRNFSIIAHIDHGKSTLADRFIQVCGGLADREMEEQVLDSMDLERERGITIKAHSVTLYYQAKDGNKYQLNFIDTPGHVDFTYEVSRSLAACEGALLVVDAAQGVEAQSVANCYTAIEQGLEVMPVLNKIDLPQAEPERVKEEIENVIGIDATDAVVCSAKSGLGIDDVLERLVKSIPPPEGEIEAPLQALIIDSWFDNYLGVVSLVRVKNGSIKKGDKILVKSTGKTHLVDSVGVFTPKHTATESLKAGEVGFVIASIKDIHGAPVGDTLTLSNTPDVAVLPGFKKVKPQVYAGLFPVSSDDFEDFREALQKLTLNDAALEYEPESSDALGFGFRIGFLGMLHMEIIQERLEREYDLDLITTAPTVVFEVVMSSGEVIYVDNPSKLPDPSMVDEMREPIVRANILVPQDHLGNVITLCIEKRGVQRDMQFLGSQVQVSYDLPMNEVVLDFFDRLKSVSRGYASLDYSFDRFQAANLVKLDVLINGEKVDALALIVHRDRAAQKGRALTEKMKELIPRQMFDVAIQAALGGQIIARTTVKALRKNVLAKCYGGDASRKKKLLEKQKAGKKRMKQVGSVEIPQEAFLAVLKVDS from the coding sequence GTGAGTGATTTAAAGCATATTCGTAATTTTTCTATTATTGCCCATATTGATCATGGTAAATCAACCTTAGCAGATCGATTTATTCAAGTGTGCGGCGGCTTAGCTGATCGCGAAATGGAGGAGCAGGTTCTAGACTCTATGGATTTAGAGCGCGAGCGTGGTATTACGATCAAAGCACACAGTGTGACGCTCTATTATCAAGCCAAAGATGGCAATAAATACCAATTAAATTTTATTGATACACCAGGGCATGTGGATTTTACTTATGAAGTGAGTCGATCATTAGCCGCCTGCGAAGGTGCATTATTAGTGGTTGATGCTGCTCAAGGTGTGGAAGCGCAGTCTGTAGCGAACTGCTACACTGCTATTGAGCAAGGGCTAGAAGTTATGCCCGTATTAAATAAAATTGACCTTCCACAAGCAGAGCCTGAACGTGTCAAAGAAGAAATAGAAAACGTCATTGGGATTGATGCGACGGATGCTGTTGTTTGCAGCGCTAAAAGTGGTTTAGGTATCGATGATGTATTAGAAAGATTAGTTAAATCAATTCCACCTCCAGAAGGTGAAATTGAGGCGCCGCTGCAAGCACTAATTATTGACTCATGGTTTGATAATTACTTAGGTGTGGTTTCTCTGGTTCGTGTCAAAAATGGCTCGATTAAAAAGGGTGATAAAATTCTTGTCAAATCAACAGGAAAAACACATTTAGTAGATAGCGTGGGTGTATTTACTCCAAAGCATACCGCGACGGAGTCATTAAAAGCGGGTGAAGTAGGCTTTGTGATTGCTAGTATTAAAGACATTCATGGAGCACCTGTAGGTGATACTTTAACCTTATCCAATACACCTGATGTAGCTGTTTTACCTGGCTTTAAAAAAGTTAAACCACAAGTGTATGCGGGATTATTCCCCGTGAGTTCAGATGATTTTGAAGATTTTCGCGAAGCTTTACAAAAGCTTACTCTAAATGATGCGGCATTAGAGTACGAACCTGAAAGCTCGGATGCCTTGGGCTTTGGTTTCCGTATAGGGTTCTTGGGTATGCTTCATATGGAGATTATTCAGGAGCGTTTAGAGCGCGAATATGATTTGGATCTTATTACAACAGCGCCTACGGTAGTTTTTGAAGTGGTAATGAGTAGTGGTGAAGTTATTTATGTAGATAACCCCTCAAAACTACCTGATCCCTCGATGGTTGATGAGATGCGCGAGCCCATAGTACGCGCTAATATTTTAGTTCCTCAAGATCACTTGGGAAATGTGATTACCTTGTGTATTGAAAAACGTGGCGTCCAGCGAGATATGCAGTTTTTGGGTAGCCAAGTACAAGTTAGCTATGATTTACCGATGAATGAGGTGGTGTTGGATTTCTTTGACCGCTTAAAATCGGTTAGTCGTGGCTATGCTTCTCTAGATTATAGTTTTGACCGTTTCCAAGCAGCTAACTTGGTAAAACTTGATGTACTAATTAATGGTGAAAAAGTTGATGCTTTAGCGCTGATTGTTCACCGAGATCGTGCAGCGCAAAAAGGCCGTGCATTAACAGAAAAAATGAAGGAACTTATCCCAAGGCAAATGTTTGATGTTGCTATTCAGGCTGCTTTGGGTGGACAGATCATTGCAAGAACTACTGTAAAGGCATTGCGCAAGAATGTATTAGCTAAATGTTATGGTGGTGATGCAAGCCGTAAGAAAAAACTCTTAGAGAAACAAAAAGCAGGTAAAAAGCGAATGAAGCAAGTGGGCAGTGTTGAGATCCCACAAGAGGCATTTTTAGCTGTACTAAAAGTAGATAGCTAA
- a CDS encoding protein YgfX: MFNRHNTLFECRWSFSTYLLIIFLMLYSISLLVVMHLSWNIGWKVLFIILFTCHSMTVSVKSVLFKMSSSFTALRSISNNWFIYSSTKQWQPIKLLTSHCVVLSWVVILQFRVEESKRIKTLCLLADNMPMNDFRRLKVYLRYGG, encoded by the coding sequence GTGTTCAACCGTCATAATACGTTATTTGAGTGTCGTTGGAGTTTCTCAACGTATTTATTGATTATCTTTTTGATGTTATATAGTATTTCTTTGTTGGTTGTTATGCACTTATCTTGGAATATTGGGTGGAAGGTATTGTTTATAATACTGTTCACTTGCCACTCAATGACCGTATCGGTTAAGTCTGTATTATTTAAAATGTCCTCATCTTTTACAGCACTGCGTAGCATTTCAAATAATTGGTTTATTTATAGCTCAACAAAACAATGGCAGCCTATTAAGCTGCTAACTTCTCATTGTGTTGTTTTATCGTGGGTGGTTATTTTACAGTTTAGGGTAGAGGAAAGTAAGCGTATTAAGACGCTTTGTTTATTGGCAGATAATATGCCTATGAATGATTTTCGACGTTTAAAAGTTTATTTACGCTACGGGGGATAG
- a CDS encoding sigma-E factor negative regulatory protein: MMSNEKIKSSLSAMMDNAADELEIRRVLTSTDEELLATWSRYQIARSVMHKEPVFPKLDIVSAVSEAIAKEVDEAKPKTPILGRNVGKFAVAASILVVTLSSVYFFGDDSTSDRANRVYVSSDDSLNAMDVALADPQVDKKITELLEKHERQGLVVEEEKALIPQSKQ; this comes from the coding sequence ATGATGAGTAATGAAAAAATAAAGAGTTCATTATCAGCAATGATGGATAATGCGGCTGATGAGTTAGAGATTCGTCGTGTATTAACTAGTACGGATGAAGAGTTATTAGCTACATGGTCTCGTTATCAAATAGCCCGTTCTGTAATGCATAAAGAACCTGTTTTCCCTAAACTTGATATTGTTTCTGCTGTGTCAGAAGCTATTGCAAAAGAAGTTGATGAGGCTAAGCCAAAAACGCCTATTTTGGGACGAAATGTTGGAAAGTTTGCAGTGGCGGCATCAATTTTAGTAGTTACGTTATCTTCAGTTTATTTTTTTGGTGATGACTCCACTTCAGATAGAGCAAACAGGGTCTATGTAAGTAGCGATGATTCTCTTAATGCAATGGATGTGGCTTTAGCCGATCCACAAGTAGATAAAAAAATAACTGAGCTTTTAGAAAAGCATGAAAGGCAAGGGCTTGTTGTCGAAGAAGAAAAGGCTTTAATACCACAAAGTAAGCAATAA
- the era gene encoding GTPase Era encodes MTEQVQRCGYVAIVGRPNVGKSTLLNHILGQKLAITSRKPQTTRHTMLGIKTEGDNQAVYVDTPGLHKENEKALNRYMNKTATNALRDVDVVVFVVDRNRWTEEDELVLDKVKLSKEPVIVAVNKIDRLEDKKELLPHLEWLHAQLPDAQIVPISSLHSQNLETLEKLINQCLPEGEHFYPEDQLTDRSSRFLAAEIVREKITRQLGAELPYQVNVEVEQFKQQGAVLHIHALILVERDGQKKILIGDKGERIKRIGQEARIDMETLFDSKVMLNLWVKVKRGWSDDERAMRSLGYLD; translated from the coding sequence ATGACAGAGCAAGTACAGCGTTGTGGCTATGTGGCTATTGTAGGACGCCCTAATGTGGGTAAATCGACACTGCTTAATCATATTTTAGGTCAAAAGCTAGCAATTACGTCACGCAAGCCCCAAACAACACGTCATACTATGTTAGGGATCAAAACAGAAGGTGATAATCAAGCTGTTTATGTGGATACACCAGGGCTTCATAAAGAAAACGAAAAAGCGCTGAATCGTTACATGAATAAAACAGCAACTAATGCATTACGTGATGTCGATGTGGTCGTTTTTGTGGTTGATCGTAACCGTTGGACTGAAGAAGACGAACTAGTGCTTGATAAAGTTAAGCTAAGTAAAGAACCGGTCATTGTGGCCGTTAATAAAATAGACCGTTTGGAAGATAAAAAAGAGCTTTTACCCCATCTAGAGTGGTTACATGCACAACTTCCTGATGCGCAAATTGTACCTATTTCTTCGTTACATTCTCAAAATCTAGAAACATTAGAGAAGTTAATTAATCAATGCTTACCTGAAGGTGAACACTTTTATCCTGAGGATCAATTGACTGACCGCTCTAGTCGTTTTTTAGCCGCTGAAATTGTGAGAGAAAAAATAACACGTCAGCTTGGTGCTGAGCTACCCTATCAAGTCAATGTGGAAGTAGAGCAGTTTAAGCAACAGGGTGCTGTCCTACATATTCATGCTCTCATTTTAGTTGAACGAGATGGACAGAAGAAAATCCTTATTGGTGATAAGGGGGAGCGTATAAAACGTATTGGGCAAGAGGCCAGAATTGATATGGAAACTTTATTTGATTCTAAAGTGATGCTTAATTTATGGGTAAAAGTTAAGCGTGGCTGGTCAGATGATGAACGTGCAATGCGCTCTTTAGGCTATTTAGATTAA
- a CDS encoding FAD assembly factor SdhE yields the protein MSDNELELKKLYWQCRRGMLELDVLLSPFVQEVYPSLSLEDQASFKKLLTCEDQDLFGWFMQREEPGDADLKRIVKIILDRVQPS from the coding sequence ATGTCTGATAATGAATTAGAATTAAAAAAATTGTATTGGCAGTGTCGTAGGGGGATGTTAGAACTTGATGTACTTTTATCTCCTTTTGTTCAAGAGGTTTACCCAAGCTTAAGTCTAGAAGATCAAGCTAGCTTTAAGAAGTTATTAACGTGTGAAGATCAAGATTTATTTGGTTGGTTTATGCAACGTGAAGAACCAGGGGATGCAGACCTCAAAAGAATTGTTAAGATAATTCTAGACCGTGTTCAACCGTCATAA
- a CDS encoding MucB/RseB C-terminal domain-containing protein, translating to MRDFKQLTLTPAIRNLKLCLIVFFVTSSFTFANDEFDAQYYIKRIISAKNTYPYSGVFNYERPDYKSEVYVHQQLNDDGEVHHWVREKGRDEGFLKVNGKVSCVTKAYNNRFRANTVLQTIDENKLENILHYYDVTLSKDESTTAGLSTHELIFKPKEKERYIYKLVFDKKTFVPLQFVFLDQNQTLLEQGAFSQFTYLAGKEEVKPLNNCLRVAQRQTDSEKTNWTIGWIPKGFMFVYSAHEKEGHDHLVYGDGVVSFSIFIEPLTNDALVNIKKHSGATTLISRKVIGANKLPYLVIAVGEIPSSTALRIASSVQYDQ from the coding sequence GTGAGGGATTTTAAACAGTTAACTCTAACCCCTGCAATAAGAAACTTGAAGTTATGTCTTATTGTTTTTTTTGTGACAAGTTCTTTTACATTTGCCAATGACGAATTTGATGCTCAGTATTATATAAAGCGCATTATTAGTGCGAAAAATACTTATCCCTACAGTGGCGTTTTTAATTATGAGCGGCCTGACTATAAAAGTGAAGTTTATGTTCATCAACAACTGAATGACGATGGTGAAGTACATCATTGGGTGAGAGAAAAGGGTAGGGACGAAGGTTTTCTAAAAGTTAATGGTAAGGTTAGTTGTGTTACAAAAGCTTATAATAATCGGTTCCGTGCTAATACCGTTTTACAAACAATTGATGAAAATAAACTAGAGAATATTCTTCACTATTACGATGTAACGCTTTCTAAGGATGAATCAACAACCGCTGGTTTATCAACGCATGAGTTAATATTTAAGCCGAAAGAAAAGGAACGCTATATATATAAGTTGGTTTTTGATAAAAAAACATTTGTACCGCTACAATTTGTTTTCTTAGACCAGAACCAAACGCTTTTAGAACAAGGGGCCTTTTCGCAATTTACTTATTTAGCAGGTAAGGAGGAAGTTAAACCGTTAAATAACTGCCTACGAGTGGCACAAAGGCAAACAGATAGTGAAAAAACAAACTGGACAATAGGGTGGATTCCTAAAGGCTTCATGTTTGTTTATAGTGCTCATGAAAAAGAGGGGCATGATCACTTAGTCTATGGTGATGGTGTTGTTTCTTTCTCGATTTTTATTGAACCATTAACTAATGATGCATTGGTCAATATAAAAAAACATTCAGGTGCAACAACACTAATTTCTCGTAAAGTTATTGGCGCAAATAAACTTCCCTACTTGGTTATTGCTGTGGGAGAAATCCCTTCCTCTACAGCGCTTCGTATCGCATCATCAGTGCAGTATGATCAATGA
- the rnc gene encoding ribonuclease III — protein sequence MSTNEQALKTLATKLGHSFTDSELMLLALTHRSFSSKNNERLEFLGDAILNFAAGEALFERFPQAKEGQLSRLRSKLVKGETLAIIARHFGLGDYLRLGSGELKSGGFRRDSILADTVEALIGAIYLDAGMEKAKERVLVWLEDEFKNLTLVDTNKDPKTRLQEFLQSRNAELPKYEVTNIEGEPHERTFYIECYLEIIDKKTRGKGSSRRIAEQQAAGRALELLESKKV from the coding sequence ATGTCTACAAATGAGCAAGCATTAAAGACCCTAGCGACGAAGCTAGGGCATTCATTTACTGATTCAGAGTTAATGCTATTAGCATTAACTCATCGGAGTTTTTCGAGTAAAAATAACGAACGATTAGAGTTTCTAGGTGATGCAATCCTAAACTTTGCGGCAGGAGAGGCGCTGTTTGAGCGTTTCCCACAAGCAAAAGAAGGGCAGTTATCACGCTTGAGATCAAAGCTTGTAAAAGGTGAGACGTTAGCTATCATTGCACGTCATTTTGGCTTAGGCGATTATTTACGTTTAGGTTCAGGTGAGTTAAAAAGTGGTGGTTTTCGACGAGATTCTATCTTGGCGGATACCGTAGAAGCACTTATTGGTGCTATCTATTTAGATGCCGGGATGGAAAAAGCCAAAGAGCGTGTACTTGTTTGGCTTGAAGATGAGTTTAAGAATCTTACTTTGGTTGACACCAACAAAGATCCTAAAACACGTTTACAAGAGTTCCTTCAGTCGCGTAATGCAGAGTTACCGAAATACGAGGTTACTAATATTGAGGGTGAACCGCATGAGCGTACCTTTTATATTGAGTGTTATCTTGAAATTATTGATAAAAAAACACGTGGCAAAGGGAGTAGCCGACGTATTGCAGAACAACAAGCCGCTGGTCGTGCGCTTGAACTATTAGAGAGTAAAAAAGTATGA
- the rpoE gene encoding RNA polymerase sigma factor RpoE → MLAQEQDQQLVERIQQGDKKAFDMLVLKYQHKIYSLVLRFVHDMHEAQDVTQEAFIKAYRAISSFRGESAFYTWLYRIAINTAKNYLVAKGRRPPDTDVDAGDVEIYFAGSNFKDIDTPENNLLRDEVEQVVHKTVSLLPEDLRVALTLRETDGLSYEDIAEVMHCPVGTVRSRIFRAREVVDKALQPLLEN, encoded by the coding sequence ATGTTAGCCCAAGAGCAAGATCAACAACTCGTTGAGAGGATACAGCAGGGTGATAAAAAAGCATTTGATATGCTAGTGTTGAAATATCAGCATAAGATCTATAGTTTAGTTTTGCGCTTTGTTCATGATATGCATGAGGCACAAGATGTTACACAAGAGGCTTTTATCAAAGCATATCGTGCGATTAGTAGCTTTCGTGGTGAAAGTGCTTTTTATACTTGGTTATATCGTATTGCAATTAATACAGCAAAGAATTATTTAGTTGCAAAAGGCCGCAGGCCACCAGATACAGATGTGGATGCAGGGGATGTTGAGATATATTTTGCTGGCAGTAATTTTAAAGACATTGATACCCCTGAGAACAATTTATTGAGAGATGAAGTCGAACAGGTTGTTCATAAAACAGTGAGTTTATTGCCAGAAGATTTACGTGTTGCACTTACTTTACGTGAAACAGATGGTTTGAGTTATGAAGATATTGCAGAAGTTATGCATTGCCCTGTTGGGACTGTAAGATCTAGGATTTTTAGAGCAAGGGAAGTTGTCGATAAGGCACTTCAACCGCTATTAGAGAATTAA
- the lepB gene encoding signal peptidase I has translation MVSYFNFTLILTLATLISLIVVVINRLFFLAKRKEAVKTYKESVEAPDERVVKELSQGSAVLEFIRSIFPVLLVVFVLRSFLVEPFQIPSGSMLPTLKVGDFILVNKFTYGIRLPVINKVIIPIGQPKRGDVAVFHYPPNPDVDYIKRVIGVPGDRIQYKDKRLYINGQLIGETFDDTVKTIEKVKLRNEISGSEEQRDIAVDYKLYTEDLDGVSHAIYKMPSRNSISSKPDQEWIVPEGYYFMMGDNRDNSLDSRFWIRDYAVQRGYIAKDAPLSDCWANKACSDLLLDDKMYMVPADNIVGKAFMVWMHWPDPKLSHLPSFSNDRLIK, from the coding sequence ATGGTCAGCTATTTTAATTTTACGCTGATTTTAACGTTGGCTACACTCATCTCATTGATTGTGGTCGTTATTAATCGTTTGTTTTTTTTGGCTAAACGTAAGGAAGCAGTTAAAACTTATAAAGAAAGTGTTGAAGCGCCTGATGAAAGAGTGGTTAAAGAGTTATCACAAGGGTCTGCTGTATTAGAGTTTATTCGTTCTATATTTCCTGTGCTATTAGTTGTTTTTGTATTGCGATCTTTCTTAGTTGAACCTTTTCAGATCCCTTCTGGTTCTATGCTACCTACCTTAAAGGTTGGTGATTTTATCTTAGTGAATAAGTTCACTTATGGCATACGTTTACCTGTGATTAATAAAGTCATAATTCCTATTGGTCAGCCAAAACGTGGTGATGTGGCTGTTTTTCATTATCCTCCCAATCCTGATGTCGACTATATTAAACGCGTTATTGGTGTGCCAGGTGATCGTATCCAATATAAAGATAAGCGCCTATACATCAATGGTCAGCTAATTGGCGAAACATTTGATGATACTGTTAAAACTATAGAAAAAGTTAAGCTTCGTAATGAGATTTCAGGTTCTGAAGAGCAACGGGATATTGCTGTTGATTATAAGCTTTATACAGAAGATTTAGATGGCGTTTCACATGCGATCTATAAGATGCCTTCGCGCAATAGTATTTCTTCTAAGCCAGATCAAGAATGGATTGTGCCAGAAGGATATTATTTTATGATGGGCGATAACCGTGATAATTCGTTGGACAGTCGTTTCTGGATAAGAGACTATGCAGTACAACGGGGCTATATTGCTAAAGATGCACCGCTAAGTGATTGCTGGGCAAATAAAGCTTGTAGCGACTTATTACTTGATGACAAAATGTATATGGTTCCTGCGGATAATATCGTGGGTAAAGCCTTTATGGTTTGGATGCATTGGCCTGATCCTAAATTAAGCCATTTACCCTCTTTTTCTAATGATCGACTTATAAAATAG
- the dsbD gene encoding protein-disulfide reductase DsbD — protein MKRLLTLLLVIFMVPAFADSFLQSAPTDSVFGGANATQMDFLPSEQAFHLEKKKVDEQGVHLQYIIADGYYLYKNRFSFKTDNPQVVIGELKLPKGKIKQDESFGEIEAYHAVLDIVVPVNNPKGQGFNLEVNYQGCAEKGLCYPMETANINVDGIISTVKVAADTHDTVTPPPITSEKSINQDRTVISWTTLLYYFGFGLLLSLTPCVFPMLPILAGIVLRGQVRRVRAIFLALVYIVSMALTYAVFGVLVGLFGAELGLQSRLQSPWVLIPFAIFFTIFALAMFGVFELRLPSFITQALDKATDKAHGGSVLGAAVLGVCSSLVVSPCVSAPFAGILLHISTTGDAVGGGISLFTLGLGMGVPLFVIAAGGSMLLPKAGMWMVVVRNVIGVMLLAVAIYLLSRVILGYIALALWGCLAAGIAVFIGTFDFSQTKNKPQKCAQLIGLFLIVYAIAAWVGSFQGKTDPLQPLYIDSVVTSSGVTQSLSWQVANNQQELNHLLEQAQAQDKLAVVDWTADWCIACVKMEHEVFQQVDIINALSDYQLIRIDLSNTTSLHRQLQNAYKVFGPPTILFFDKEGKELSSLRIVGEISKKEFLSHLSQVSRYNQ, from the coding sequence ATGAAAAGATTATTAACGTTATTATTAGTTATTTTTATGGTTCCAGCATTTGCTGACAGTTTTTTACAATCAGCTCCTACGGATAGCGTATTTGGTGGGGCAAATGCTACACAAATGGATTTTTTACCATCAGAGCAAGCTTTTCATTTGGAAAAGAAAAAGGTTGATGAACAAGGCGTTCATTTACAATATATTATTGCTGATGGTTATTACCTTTATAAAAACCGTTTTTCTTTTAAAACAGACAACCCGCAAGTAGTTATTGGTGAACTCAAGTTACCCAAGGGAAAGATTAAACAAGATGAGTCCTTCGGGGAAATAGAAGCTTATCACGCAGTTTTAGACATTGTTGTGCCTGTGAATAATCCAAAAGGACAGGGCTTTAACCTCGAGGTTAACTATCAAGGTTGCGCAGAAAAAGGGCTTTGTTACCCAATGGAAACTGCAAATATTAATGTTGATGGCATTATTTCGACAGTGAAAGTAGCAGCAGATACACATGACACAGTTACTCCTCCACCTATTACTAGTGAAAAATCTATTAACCAAGATCGTACAGTGATTTCTTGGACAACTTTATTGTATTATTTTGGGTTTGGTTTATTGCTTAGTTTAACGCCTTGTGTTTTTCCAATGCTACCCATCTTGGCTGGTATCGTGTTGCGAGGGCAAGTTCGCAGAGTAAGAGCAATTTTCTTGGCTTTAGTTTATATCGTTAGTATGGCATTAACCTATGCTGTATTTGGTGTGTTGGTTGGGCTTTTCGGTGCGGAACTTGGATTGCAATCACGTTTACAATCACCTTGGGTATTAATTCCCTTTGCGATTTTCTTTACTATTTTTGCATTAGCGATGTTTGGTGTATTTGAACTTAGGTTGCCATCATTTATTACTCAAGCATTAGATAAGGCTACTGATAAAGCCCATGGTGGTTCAGTTCTGGGTGCTGCCGTGTTAGGTGTTTGTTCTAGCCTTGTGGTTTCTCCCTGTGTGAGTGCCCCTTTTGCAGGTATTTTATTGCACATTAGTACAACGGGTGATGCAGTAGGTGGGGGGATTAGTTTATTTACGCTTGGGTTAGGTATGGGTGTTCCCTTGTTTGTAATTGCAGCTGGTGGTAGCATGCTTTTACCAAAAGCAGGCATGTGGATGGTGGTGGTGCGTAATGTTATTGGTGTAATGCTTCTTGCCGTTGCTATTTATCTTTTATCACGTGTTATCCTTGGTTATATTGCATTGGCTTTATGGGGATGTTTAGCCGCGGGTATTGCTGTTTTTATAGGTACTTTCGACTTCTCTCAGACGAAGAATAAACCTCAAAAATGTGCTCAGCTTATTGGGCTATTCTTGATTGTTTATGCTATCGCAGCGTGGGTTGGCTCTTTTCAAGGAAAAACAGACCCTTTGCAGCCATTGTATATTGATTCGGTAGTAACTTCCTCAGGAGTAACGCAGTCATTGAGTTGGCAAGTGGCTAATAATCAGCAAGAATTAAATCATCTATTAGAGCAAGCTCAAGCACAAGATAAGCTAGCTGTGGTTGACTGGACTGCTGACTGGTGTATTGCTTGTGTAAAGATGGAGCATGAAGTCTTTCAACAAGTTGATATAATCAATGCATTATCTGATTATCAGTTGATCCGCATTGATTTATCTAATACAACCTCTTTGCATCGTCAGTTACAAAATGCATATAAAGTATTTGGTCCTCCTACTATTTTATTCTTTGATAAAGAGGGAAAAGAGTTATCTTCTTTACGTATAGTGGGCGAAATATCAAAAAAAGAGTTTTTAAGCCATTTGTCCCAAGTAAGTCGGTATAATCAGTAA